One stretch of Phocoena phocoena chromosome 10, mPhoPho1.1, whole genome shotgun sequence DNA includes these proteins:
- the TMEM151B gene encoding transmembrane protein 151B, translated as MSPPGSAAGESGGGGGGGGGGSGVPEEPTAAAAADEGPAREEQRPIQPSFTKSLCRESHWKCLLLSLLMYGCLGAVAWCHVTTVTRLTFSSAYQGNSLMYHDSPCSNGYVYIPLAFLLMLYAVYLVECWHCQARHELQHRVDVSSVRERVGRMQQATPCIWWKAISYHYVRRTRQVTRYRNGDAYTTTQVYHERVNTHVAEAEFDYERCGVRDVSKALVGLEGAPATRLRFTKCFSFASVEAENAYLCQRARFFAENEGLDDYMEAREGMHLKNVDFREFMVAFPDPARPPWYACSSAFWAAALLTLSWPLRVLAEYRTAYAHYHVEKLFGLEGPSSASGSAGGGLSPSDELLPPLTHRLPRVNTVDSTELEWHIRSNQQLVPSYSEAVLMDLAGLGAHCAGGAAGGYAPTCRYGGVGGPGAAGLAPYRRSCEHCQRAVSSSSIFSRSALSICASPRAGPGPGGGAGCGGSRFSLGRLYGSRRSCLWRSRSGSVNEASCPTEQTRLSSQASMGDDEDDEDEEEGGPPPPYHDALYFPVLIVHRQEGCLGHGHRPLHRHGSCVETSL; from the exons ATGTCCCCCCCTGGCTCGGCCGCGGGCgagagcggcggcggcggcggcggcggtggtggCGGCTCCGGGGTCCCGGAGGAGCccacggcggcggcggcggcggacgAGGGCCCCGCCCGAGAGGAG CAGCGTCCCATCCAGCCCTCTTTCACCAAGTCCCTCTGCCGTGAGTCCCACTGGAAGTGCCTGCTCCTCTCGCTGCTCATGTACGGCTGCCTGGGGGCCGTGGCCTGGTGCCACGTCACCACGGTGACCCGCCTCACCTTCAGCAGCGCCTACCAGGGCAACAGCCTCATGTACCACGACAGCCCCTGCTCCAACGGCTATGTGTACATCCCCCTGGCTTTCCTGCTCATGCTGTATGCTGTCTACCTGGTGGAGTGCTGGCATTGCCAAGCCCGCCACGAGCTGCAGCACCGCGTGGATGTGAGCAGCGTGCGGGAGCGCGTGGGCCGCATGCAGCAGGCCACGCCATGTATCTGGTGGAAGGCCATCAGCTACCACTATGTCCGCCGCACCCGCCAGGTCACCCGATACCGCAATGGAGACGCCTACACCACCACGCAG GTCTACCATGAGCGCGTCAACACGCACGTGGCCGAGGCCGAGTTCGACTACGAGCGCTGTGGCGTCCGCGACGTGTCCAAGGCGCTGGTGGGGCTGGAGGGCGCGCCTGCCACGCGCCTGCGCTTCACCAAGTGCTTCAGTTTCGCCAGCGTGGAGGCCGAGAACGCGTACCTGTGCCAGCGCGCGCGCTTCTTCGCCGAGAACGAGGGCCTGGACGACTACATGGAGGCGCGCGAAGGCATGCACCTCAAGAACGTGGACTTCCGCGAATTCATGGTGGCCTTCCCCGACCCAGCCAGGCCACCCTGGTACGCCTGCTCGTCGGCCTTCTGGGCTGCGGCGCTGCTCACGCTGTCGTGGCCGCTGCGCGTGCTGGCCGAGTACCGCACGGCCTACGCGCACTACCACGTGGAGAAGCTTTTCGGCCTGGAGGGCCCGAGCTCGGCCAGTGGCAGCGCGGGCGGCGGCCTCAGCCCCAGCGACGAGCTGTTGCCCCCTCTCACGCACCGACTGCCGCGGGTCAACACGGTGGACAGCACGGAGCTCGAGTGGCACATCCGCTCCAACCAGCAGCTGGTGCCCAGCTACTCGGAGGCGGTGCTCATGGACCTGGCGGGGCTGGGCGCGCACTGTGCTGGGGGCGCGGCGGGCGGCTACGCGCCCACGTGCCGCTACGGTGGGGTGGGTGGCCCAGGTGCAGCGGGCCTGGCCCCGTACAGGCGCAGCTGCGAGCACTGCCAGCGCGCCGTCAGCAGCTCGTCCATCTTCTCGCGCAGCGCTCTTAGCATCTGCGCCAGTCCTCGGGCCGGACCGGGGCCCGGCGGCGGGGCGGGCTGCGGGGGCAGCCGCTTCTCCCTAGGCCGCCTCTACGGCTCCCGGCGCAGCTGCCTGTGGCGTAGCCGGAGCGGGAGCGTCAACGAGGCGAGCTGCCCCACCGAGCAGACGCGGCTGTCCAGCCAGGCCAGCATGGGGGACGACGAGGACGACGAAGACGAGGAGGAGGGCGGGCCGCCGCCGCCCTACCACGACGCCCTCTACTTCCCCGTGCTCATCGTGCACCGGCAGGAGGGATGTCTGGGCCATGGCCACCGGCCGTTGCACCGCCACGGCTCCTGCGTAGAGACCTCACTGTGA